One genomic segment of Anticarsia gemmatalis isolate Benzon Research Colony breed Stoneville strain chromosome Z, ilAntGemm2 primary, whole genome shotgun sequence includes these proteins:
- the LOC142986672 gene encoding TGF-beta receptor type-1-like isoform X2 has product MFLKHFNGRTIRVSIISVLLFRNCRLMFLSRNVIMNSFQWRKWFLFLIFAVYRRLDTVDGLKCYCNSERCPNSTCETDGYCFASTSIDHGEQKFTYQCWDREYIFPPGDRPIWCREDESTHKADNITCCATDYCNRELSAETGTTATAWKVMPWVMGLLVLGVCAAISFWWARRSSKGGKGIKRVPSRTPYPPDDNGESRNHLIKTTIKDMIELTTSGSGSGLPLLVQRSIARQIQLMDIIGKGRFGEVWRGRWRGENVAVKIFSSREESSWFREAEIYQTVMLRHENILGFIAADNKDNGTWTQLWLITDYHENGSLFDFLSARTIDSNTLVKMSLSIATGLAHLHMDIVGTKGKPAIAHRDLKSKNILVKSNLTCVIGDLGLAVRHNVSSDSVDVPSTNRVGTKRYMAPEVLDETMDTRQFDPYKRSDVYSFGLVLWEMARRCGVMPDDYQPPYYDCVPPDPALEDMRRVVCTEKRRPNVPNRWHSDPVLSAISKVMKECWYHNPAARLTALRIKKTLANIGTPDYIKLDVELDEIRV; this is encoded by the exons ATGTTTCTGAAACACTTCAATGGCCGTACTATTCGAGTGTCAATAATAAGTGTTTTGCTGTTCCGGAACTGTAGATTGATGTTTCTATCAAGGAATGTGATAATGAATAGTTTTCAATGGCGAAAATGGTTTCTTTTTTTGATTTTCGCTGTTTACCGAAGGTTGGATACCGTCGATG GGTTGAAATGTTACTGCAACAGTGAAAGATGTCCTAATTCAACATGTGAAACCGATGGTTACTGCTTTGCCTCCACCAGTATCGACCATGGGGAGCAAAAATTCACATACCa ATGTTGGGACCGAGAATACATATTCCCACCTGGGGACCGGCCTATATGGTGCCGTGAAGACGAAAGCACCCATAAGGCTGATAATATAACTTGCTGCGCCACGGACTACTGTAACCGTGAATTGTCCGCAG AGACTGGCACGACAGCGACAGCATGGAAGGTAATGCCATGGGTGATGGGTTTGCTGGTCCTGGGTGTTTGTGCAGCCATCAGTTTCTGGTGGGCCAGACGTTCCAGCAAAGGCGGGAAGGGTATAAAACGAGTCCCGTCGAGAACACCATACCCACCTGACGACAACGGCGAGAGTAGAAACCACCTTATAAAGACCACTATAAAAGACATGATAGAACTGACGACCTCCGGATCTGGTTCAG GTCTACCTCTTCTAGTTCAACGCTCCATTGCTCGCCAAATCCAACTGATGGATATAATAGGCAAGGGTCGTTTCGGAGAAGTCTGGCGTGGTCGCTGGCGCGGGGAGAATGTCGCCGTCAAAATATTCTCATCCCGAGAAGAATCCTCGTGGTTCCGCGAGGCAGAAATATACCAGACAGTCATGTTGCGCCACGAAAACATACTGGGATTCATCGCTGCCGACAACAAAG ATAACGGCACTTGGACCCAGTTGTGGCTGATCACGGACTATCACGAGAACGGATCGTTGTTCGACTTCTTGAGCGCGCGGACCATTGACTCCAACACTCTGGTGAAGATGTCCCTGTCCATTGCAACTGGACTTGCGCACCTGCATATGGATATCGTGGGGACAAAAG GCAAGCCAGCCATAGCGCATCGGGATCTGAAGTCGAAGAACATTCTAGTAAAGAGCAACTTGACGTGTGTTATTGGTGACTTGGGACTTGCCGTGCGCCACAACGTGTCCAGCGACTCGGTCGACGTGCCCTCCACCAACAGAGTGGGAACTAAACGATACATGGCTCCTGAG GTCCTGGACGAGACAATGGACACCCGACAGTTTGATCCTTACAAGCGTTCGGACGTGTATTCATTCGGTCTGGTGCTGTGGGAGATGGCGCGTCGTTGCGGCGTGATGCCGGACGACTATCAACCCCCTTACTATGACTGCGTGCCGCCGGACCCCGCGCTCGAGGACATGAGGCGCGTCGTCTGCACTGAGAAACGGAGGCCTAATGTACCGAATAGGTGGCATTCGGACCCG GTGCTGTCAGCTATATCGAAGGTGATGAAGGAATGTTGGTATCATAACCCGGCGGCGCGCCTCACCGCGCTGCGCATCAAGAAGACACTAGCGAACATCGGCACGCCCGACTACATCAAGTT GGATGTCGAACTGGATGAAATAAGGGTTTGA
- the LOC142986672 gene encoding TGF-beta receptor type-1-like isoform X1 translates to MFLKHFNGRTIRVSIISVLLFRNCRLMFLSRNVIMNSFQWRKWFLFLIFAVYRRLDTVDGLKCYCNSERCPNSTCETDGYCFASTSIDHGEQKFTYHCIEKKSLIPIEHPFSCSTTKTKNESVVIKCCKSHDMCNEHLRLELRSKLPETGTTATAWKVMPWVMGLLVLGVCAAISFWWARRSSKGGKGIKRVPSRTPYPPDDNGESRNHLIKTTIKDMIELTTSGSGSGLPLLVQRSIARQIQLMDIIGKGRFGEVWRGRWRGENVAVKIFSSREESSWFREAEIYQTVMLRHENILGFIAADNKDNGTWTQLWLITDYHENGSLFDFLSARTIDSNTLVKMSLSIATGLAHLHMDIVGTKGKPAIAHRDLKSKNILVKSNLTCVIGDLGLAVRHNVSSDSVDVPSTNRVGTKRYMAPEVLDETMDTRQFDPYKRSDVYSFGLVLWEMARRCGVMPDDYQPPYYDCVPPDPALEDMRRVVCTEKRRPNVPNRWHSDPVLSAISKVMKECWYHNPAARLTALRIKKTLANIGTPDYIKLDVELDEIRV, encoded by the exons ATGTTTCTGAAACACTTCAATGGCCGTACTATTCGAGTGTCAATAATAAGTGTTTTGCTGTTCCGGAACTGTAGATTGATGTTTCTATCAAGGAATGTGATAATGAATAGTTTTCAATGGCGAAAATGGTTTCTTTTTTTGATTTTCGCTGTTTACCGAAGGTTGGATACCGTCGATG GGTTGAAATGTTACTGCAACAGTGAAAGATGTCCTAATTCAACATGTGAAACCGATGGTTACTGCTTTGCCTCCACCAGTATCGACCATGGGGAGCAAAAATTCACATACCa CTGTATCGAGAAAAAGTCACTGATACCCATCGAGCATCCCTTCAGTTGCTCCACGACGAAAACTAAAAATGAATCAGTGGTGATAAAATGTTGTAAGTCACATGACATGTGCAATGAACACCTGCGCCTGGAGCTACGATCGAAACTGCCAG AGACTGGCACGACAGCGACAGCATGGAAGGTAATGCCATGGGTGATGGGTTTGCTGGTCCTGGGTGTTTGTGCAGCCATCAGTTTCTGGTGGGCCAGACGTTCCAGCAAAGGCGGGAAGGGTATAAAACGAGTCCCGTCGAGAACACCATACCCACCTGACGACAACGGCGAGAGTAGAAACCACCTTATAAAGACCACTATAAAAGACATGATAGAACTGACGACCTCCGGATCTGGTTCAG GTCTACCTCTTCTAGTTCAACGCTCCATTGCTCGCCAAATCCAACTGATGGATATAATAGGCAAGGGTCGTTTCGGAGAAGTCTGGCGTGGTCGCTGGCGCGGGGAGAATGTCGCCGTCAAAATATTCTCATCCCGAGAAGAATCCTCGTGGTTCCGCGAGGCAGAAATATACCAGACAGTCATGTTGCGCCACGAAAACATACTGGGATTCATCGCTGCCGACAACAAAG ATAACGGCACTTGGACCCAGTTGTGGCTGATCACGGACTATCACGAGAACGGATCGTTGTTCGACTTCTTGAGCGCGCGGACCATTGACTCCAACACTCTGGTGAAGATGTCCCTGTCCATTGCAACTGGACTTGCGCACCTGCATATGGATATCGTGGGGACAAAAG GCAAGCCAGCCATAGCGCATCGGGATCTGAAGTCGAAGAACATTCTAGTAAAGAGCAACTTGACGTGTGTTATTGGTGACTTGGGACTTGCCGTGCGCCACAACGTGTCCAGCGACTCGGTCGACGTGCCCTCCACCAACAGAGTGGGAACTAAACGATACATGGCTCCTGAG GTCCTGGACGAGACAATGGACACCCGACAGTTTGATCCTTACAAGCGTTCGGACGTGTATTCATTCGGTCTGGTGCTGTGGGAGATGGCGCGTCGTTGCGGCGTGATGCCGGACGACTATCAACCCCCTTACTATGACTGCGTGCCGCCGGACCCCGCGCTCGAGGACATGAGGCGCGTCGTCTGCACTGAGAAACGGAGGCCTAATGTACCGAATAGGTGGCATTCGGACCCG GTGCTGTCAGCTATATCGAAGGTGATGAAGGAATGTTGGTATCATAACCCGGCGGCGCGCCTCACCGCGCTGCGCATCAAGAAGACACTAGCGAACATCGGCACGCCCGACTACATCAAGTT GGATGTCGAACTGGATGAAATAAGGGTTTGA
- the LOC142986672 gene encoding TGF-beta receptor type-1-like isoform X3, translating into MFLKHFNGRTIRVSIISVLLFRNCRLMFLSRNVIMNSFQWRKWFLFLIFAVYRRLDTVDGLKCYCNSERCPNSTCETDGYCFASTSIDHGEQKFTYHCMNSTTAFPPENPVICKNSTVYCCKIRDFCNSDKKYQTGTTATAWKVMPWVMGLLVLGVCAAISFWWARRSSKGGKGIKRVPSRTPYPPDDNGESRNHLIKTTIKDMIELTTSGSGSGLPLLVQRSIARQIQLMDIIGKGRFGEVWRGRWRGENVAVKIFSSREESSWFREAEIYQTVMLRHENILGFIAADNKDNGTWTQLWLITDYHENGSLFDFLSARTIDSNTLVKMSLSIATGLAHLHMDIVGTKGKPAIAHRDLKSKNILVKSNLTCVIGDLGLAVRHNVSSDSVDVPSTNRVGTKRYMAPEVLDETMDTRQFDPYKRSDVYSFGLVLWEMARRCGVMPDDYQPPYYDCVPPDPALEDMRRVVCTEKRRPNVPNRWHSDPVLSAISKVMKECWYHNPAARLTALRIKKTLANIGTPDYIKLDVELDEIRV; encoded by the exons ATGTTTCTGAAACACTTCAATGGCCGTACTATTCGAGTGTCAATAATAAGTGTTTTGCTGTTCCGGAACTGTAGATTGATGTTTCTATCAAGGAATGTGATAATGAATAGTTTTCAATGGCGAAAATGGTTTCTTTTTTTGATTTTCGCTGTTTACCGAAGGTTGGATACCGTCGATG GGTTGAAATGTTACTGCAACAGTGAAAGATGTCCTAATTCAACATGTGAAACCGATGGTTACTGCTTTGCCTCCACCAGTATCGACCATGGGGAGCAAAAATTCACATACCa CTGCATGAACTCAACAACAGCATTCCCTCCTGAAAACCCAGTAATATGCAAAAATTCAACCGTGTATTGCTGTAAAATACGTGATTTCTGCAATTCTGATAAGAAATACC AGACTGGCACGACAGCGACAGCATGGAAGGTAATGCCATGGGTGATGGGTTTGCTGGTCCTGGGTGTTTGTGCAGCCATCAGTTTCTGGTGGGCCAGACGTTCCAGCAAAGGCGGGAAGGGTATAAAACGAGTCCCGTCGAGAACACCATACCCACCTGACGACAACGGCGAGAGTAGAAACCACCTTATAAAGACCACTATAAAAGACATGATAGAACTGACGACCTCCGGATCTGGTTCAG GTCTACCTCTTCTAGTTCAACGCTCCATTGCTCGCCAAATCCAACTGATGGATATAATAGGCAAGGGTCGTTTCGGAGAAGTCTGGCGTGGTCGCTGGCGCGGGGAGAATGTCGCCGTCAAAATATTCTCATCCCGAGAAGAATCCTCGTGGTTCCGCGAGGCAGAAATATACCAGACAGTCATGTTGCGCCACGAAAACATACTGGGATTCATCGCTGCCGACAACAAAG ATAACGGCACTTGGACCCAGTTGTGGCTGATCACGGACTATCACGAGAACGGATCGTTGTTCGACTTCTTGAGCGCGCGGACCATTGACTCCAACACTCTGGTGAAGATGTCCCTGTCCATTGCAACTGGACTTGCGCACCTGCATATGGATATCGTGGGGACAAAAG GCAAGCCAGCCATAGCGCATCGGGATCTGAAGTCGAAGAACATTCTAGTAAAGAGCAACTTGACGTGTGTTATTGGTGACTTGGGACTTGCCGTGCGCCACAACGTGTCCAGCGACTCGGTCGACGTGCCCTCCACCAACAGAGTGGGAACTAAACGATACATGGCTCCTGAG GTCCTGGACGAGACAATGGACACCCGACAGTTTGATCCTTACAAGCGTTCGGACGTGTATTCATTCGGTCTGGTGCTGTGGGAGATGGCGCGTCGTTGCGGCGTGATGCCGGACGACTATCAACCCCCTTACTATGACTGCGTGCCGCCGGACCCCGCGCTCGAGGACATGAGGCGCGTCGTCTGCACTGAGAAACGGAGGCCTAATGTACCGAATAGGTGGCATTCGGACCCG GTGCTGTCAGCTATATCGAAGGTGATGAAGGAATGTTGGTATCATAACCCGGCGGCGCGCCTCACCGCGCTGCGCATCAAGAAGACACTAGCGAACATCGGCACGCCCGACTACATCAAGTT GGATGTCGAACTGGATGAAATAAGGGTTTGA